In Tamandua tetradactyla isolate mTamTet1 chromosome 7, mTamTet1.pri, whole genome shotgun sequence, the following are encoded in one genomic region:
- the LOC143690043 gene encoding olfactory receptor 6C3-like, with protein sequence MRNHTASKEFILLGLSDDPELQVVIFLFLMIMYILSITGNLTIIMLTLVDPHLQVPMYFFLRNFSVLEISFTTVCIPKFLSTIVTRDKTISYNNCTAQLFFFIFMGMIEFCLLTAMSYDCYVAICKPLHYTTIISKRVCMLLVFCAWLAGFLNIFPPVFLFLQLDYCGSSVIDHFACDYFPLLQLSCSDTWLLEVICFYSAIEILLFTLALIILSYMFIIRTILKLPSASQRKKSFSTCSSHMIVISISYGSCIFMYANRSVTERASLIKGVAILNTSVAPMMNPFIYTLRNQQVKQDFKDSFQKVVFSSAK encoded by the coding sequence atGAGAAACCACACAGCATCCAAGGAATTCATTCTTCTAGGGCTATCAGATGACCCTGAGCTTCAGGTtgtgattttcctctttttaatgatCATGTATATATTAAGCATCACTGGAAATTTAACCATCATCATGCTCACCTTGGTGGATCCCCATCTGCAGGTCCCTATGTATTTCTTCCTCAGGAACTTCTCTGTATTAGAAATATCATTTACAACTGTCTGTATCCCTAAATTCCTCAGCACAATTGTAACCAGAGACAAAACTATTTCATACAATAATTGCACAGCTcaattgtttttcttcatcttcatgGGTATGATTGAATTCTGCCTTCTAACTGCCATGTCCTATGactgctatgtggccatctgcaaacCCCTGCATTATACAACCATCATAAGCAAAAGAGTCTGCATGCTGCTTGTATTTTGTGCTTGGCTGGCaggatttctaaatattttcccaccagtttttcttttcctccagttAGACTACTGTGGCTCCAGTGTCATTGATCACTTTGCTTGTGACTATTTCCCTCTCTTGCAATTATCCTGTTCAGACACATGGCTCCTGGAAGTGATTTGTTTTTACTCTGCAATAGAGATTCTACTTTTCACTTTAGCATTAATAATTCTCTCCTACATGTTCATCATTAGAACAATCTTGAAACTCCCTTCTGCCAGTCAGAGGAAAAAGTCATTTTCCACGTGTTCCTCTCACATGATTGTCATTTCCATCTCTTATGGAAGCTGCATATTCATGTATGCCAACCGTTCAGTCACAGAAAGGGCATCCTTGATCAAAGGAGTAGCCATTCTCAATACTTCTGTGGCTCCGATGATGAACCCATTCATATATACTCTGAGGAACCAGCAAGTGAAGCAAGACTTTAAGGACTCTTTCCAAAAGGTTGTGTTTTCCTCTGCTAAATGA